In the genome of Candidatus Microbacterium phytovorans, one region contains:
- a CDS encoding MarR family winged helix-turn-helix transcriptional regulator — MTDAEDLDAIAAALAQLRGRPRAPFGSGERGGEGRDGHPRHAGRGGHDGRDSHGDHGGHGAPPWARGHAQGPFGPGTFGAGPFGAGPFGPHARFGGGPARMRLLDALATASHPLSVSEVGEAIGVDQPRASRLIQQAVDLGLVQREADPADARRTRVALTDQGSRIVRGFRGERRERLQAALASFSPEERAELARLLTKLAGAWPAS; from the coding sequence ATGACGGATGCCGAAGACCTCGACGCGATCGCCGCCGCCCTCGCGCAGCTGCGGGGTCGTCCCCGCGCCCCCTTCGGCTCCGGCGAGCGCGGCGGCGAGGGCCGCGACGGGCACCCGCGCCACGCCGGCCGCGGCGGTCACGACGGCCGCGACAGCCACGGCGACCACGGGGGCCACGGTGCGCCGCCATGGGCGCGTGGTCATGCCCAGGGCCCGTTCGGTCCGGGTACGTTCGGCGCAGGCCCGTTCGGCGCAGGACCGTTCGGACCGCACGCGCGGTTCGGCGGCGGCCCCGCACGGATGCGGCTGCTCGACGCGCTCGCGACGGCATCCCATCCGCTGTCGGTCAGCGAGGTCGGTGAGGCGATCGGCGTCGATCAGCCACGCGCGTCACGACTCATCCAGCAGGCCGTCGATCTCGGCCTCGTGCAGCGCGAAGCCGATCCGGCCGACGCGAGGCGCACGCGGGTCGCCCTCACCGATCAGGGCTCGCGCATCGTCCGCGGGTTCCGCGGGGAGCGCCGCGAACGGCTGCAGGCGGCGCTCGCCTCGTTCAGTCCCGAGGAGCGCGCAGAGCTCGCCCGGCTCCTCACGAAGCTGGCCGGTGCCTGGCCGGCATCCTGA